From the genome of Vibrio porteresiae DSM 19223, one region includes:
- a CDS encoding LysR substrate-binding domain-containing protein, protein MNLDTSILRTFVTVAELKSFSKASTRLNRVQSAVSQQIQKLEMQIGHKLFDRTTSMVELTVKGELFLPYAIQILDINDKSIAMMAENLPKGRVKVGTSDTYASCFFSELLRRCAETYPEIEIEIQCGYSGDIWEKYEQGKLDLVLTQGCPTHINHEVIHIEPLQWVCSPTSYVYKKHPVPLALFSKGCGDREIALDALNRAGILFDVNFSSTSHTGIIAAVKSGCCVSVVLESTITDKFRVLGNSDGYPSLPNLELSIAYRNSDKNSPSYLFSKIIRDYFHHRHTEQSPLKTSQQNTEEVLEPLYK, encoded by the coding sequence ATGAACTTAGATACGTCAATCTTAAGGACATTTGTAACAGTTGCCGAACTAAAGAGCTTTTCAAAGGCTTCCACAAGACTCAATCGAGTTCAATCAGCCGTTAGCCAACAAATACAAAAGCTCGAAATGCAAATTGGGCATAAGTTATTTGATAGAACCACTTCTATGGTAGAGCTGACTGTGAAAGGAGAATTATTTTTACCATATGCCATTCAAATCTTGGATATTAATGACAAATCTATAGCTATGATGGCCGAAAACCTGCCTAAAGGGAGAGTAAAAGTTGGCACATCGGACACATATGCCAGCTGTTTTTTTTCTGAATTATTAAGAAGATGTGCAGAAACATATCCAGAAATTGAAATTGAAATTCAATGTGGCTATAGCGGCGACATATGGGAAAAATATGAACAAGGTAAACTCGATTTAGTTCTAACCCAAGGATGTCCTACTCACATCAATCATGAGGTTATACATATAGAACCATTACAATGGGTATGTTCACCAACATCCTATGTTTATAAAAAGCACCCTGTCCCTTTAGCTTTATTTTCAAAAGGATGTGGAGATAGAGAAATTGCATTAGATGCATTAAACCGAGCAGGAATTTTATTTGATGTTAATTTCAGCAGCACCAGTCACACCGGTATTATCGCGGCAGTAAAATCTGGATGTTGTGTTTCAGTAGTACTCGAAAGTACAATCACTGATAAATTTCGAGTCCTAGGTAACAGTGATGGATATCCTTCATTACCAAACCTTGAACTCTCCATTGCTTATCGAAATAGCGACAAAAATAGCCCAAGCTACTTATTTTCAAAAATAATAAGAGATTATTTTCATCATAGACATACTGAACAATCACCTCTAAAAACATCACAACAGAATACAGAAGAAGTATTAGAACCGTTGTATAAGTGA
- a CDS encoding DMT family transporter, producing MINLVNVAPFIFLCMWSSGAFFVKTGLDSSSVWSFLTLRSLGAFVLILIIYIFLKIKNESNRQESSLSKKNVMVLCLNGLFLQVLYQSFYFLSIQHDLSVGLVALVLGLQPLITPIFSGERIKINGVLFLLIAFLGLFIALFGSKDFSSFSWSGLAFATCAVLAITVGSAYQKKIEVNPLDSALVQNALASIVFVLVVYFSGWDVTWNLSFVVSLFWMITVVSTGALLLLFYMIRQGSVNKVSSLFYFVPIVTMIFDYLVFNTPMPSMTILGSLMILISVLLYRRC from the coding sequence ATGATTAATTTGGTAAATGTAGCACCATTTATTTTTCTATGTATGTGGAGCAGTGGTGCATTTTTTGTCAAAACAGGTCTAGATTCATCATCTGTCTGGTCTTTTCTAACACTAAGGTCGTTAGGTGCATTTGTACTTATTCTTATAATCTATATTTTTTTAAAAATAAAAAATGAATCTAATAGACAGGAGAGTTCATTAAGTAAAAAAAATGTGATGGTGTTATGTTTGAATGGATTATTTCTACAAGTTTTATATCAGTCATTTTATTTTCTTTCTATTCAACACGATCTTTCTGTGGGATTAGTGGCCTTGGTTTTAGGGTTGCAACCTCTTATCACTCCGATCTTTAGTGGAGAGCGAATCAAAATAAATGGCGTATTATTTCTGCTTATAGCATTTTTAGGTCTATTCATTGCCTTATTTGGTTCTAAAGATTTTAGTAGTTTCAGTTGGTCAGGGTTAGCGTTTGCAACTTGTGCCGTGCTAGCAATTACAGTTGGTTCAGCATATCAAAAGAAAATCGAAGTCAATCCATTAGACTCTGCTTTAGTACAGAATGCTCTAGCATCTATAGTATTTGTTTTGGTTGTTTACTTTAGTGGTTGGGATGTTACATGGAACCTATCATTTGTTGTTTCATTATTTTGGATGATTACGGTGGTATCAACCGGTGCATTACTCTTGCTTTTTTATATGATTAGGCAAGGTTCGGTTAATAAGGTTAGTAGTCTTTTTTATTTTGTCCCGATAGTCACTATGATATTTGACTACTTAGTGTTCAATACTCCAATGCCATCGATGACTATATTGGGTTCATTAATGATTTTAATATCGGTGTTGCTGTATAGAAGATGTTGA
- a CDS encoding YecA family protein, translating into MSAIFIDNFSNPLGNVQRWNERKGWIQTPLISGINTKDLTNDLDKNAIRKLFCCLFLFDTIFVKYQDYEKIIKILGADNTIELISSESLKIILDYGEFTSDFSQNHFNLNHLGYLVGKTQKHFNFKNLKHFNVKKQNYWRYITDNNSIEINYEKSILNSMNLINNEILSDLKNESMATAMNIGKDGFASPIDHLKALRVSNVFNGLLIQKAVGAENIIQDEYSVKYMSFKFFLDNNNKFIDSFESVLNRKGIPDFYDLFKKGALTIKDVLNIRDKSIACEFRKWIKSIDYNEDDFYKELLNSTSSSSLSKITRFLYPNIIGAFNPLLGIAASFSDSFILDRIYKNWHPNIFLDDILSKKIIKIEGDYEKMIKRKEIKKYFNSVNRNDKCPCGSGKKFKNCHGNI; encoded by the coding sequence ATGTCAGCTATTTTTATTGATAATTTTTCTAATCCTTTAGGTAATGTACAGCGGTGGAATGAACGAAAAGGTTGGATACAGACGCCGTTAATTTCAGGAATCAATACTAAAGATTTAACTAATGATTTAGATAAGAATGCCATAAGAAAATTATTCTGCTGTCTTTTTTTATTCGATACGATTTTTGTTAAATATCAGGATTATGAAAAAATAATAAAAATATTAGGAGCAGACAACACCATAGAACTCATAAGTTCTGAATCGTTAAAAATCATACTAGATTACGGTGAGTTTACCAGTGATTTTTCTCAAAATCACTTTAATTTAAATCATCTAGGTTATCTGGTTGGGAAAACCCAAAAGCATTTTAACTTTAAAAACCTAAAACATTTCAATGTAAAAAAACAAAATTACTGGAGATACATTACTGATAATAATTCAATTGAAATAAATTATGAAAAGTCCATTTTAAATAGTATGAATTTAATCAATAATGAAATTTTATCAGATCTAAAAAATGAAAGCATGGCGACTGCAATGAATATAGGTAAAGATGGTTTTGCATCACCAATTGACCACCTAAAAGCATTGAGAGTAAGTAATGTTTTTAATGGATTACTAATTCAAAAGGCCGTAGGTGCTGAAAACATTATTCAAGACGAATACTCAGTAAAATATATGAGTTTTAAATTTTTTCTTGATAATAACAACAAATTTATTGACTCTTTCGAAAGTGTACTAAACCGTAAAGGAATTCCTGACTTTTACGATTTATTTAAGAAGGGAGCATTAACGATTAAAGATGTTTTAAATATTAGAGATAAGTCAATCGCATGTGAATTTAGGAAATGGATTAAATCCATAGATTATAATGAAGACGATTTTTACAAAGAACTATTAAATTCAACTTCTTCAAGCTCGCTCTCAAAAATAACAAGATTTCTGTACCCAAACATAATTGGAGCATTTAATCCATTATTAGGGATTGCTGCATCATTCTCTGATTCATTCATCTTAGATAGAATATATAAAAACTGGCATCCCAACATTTTTTTAGATGATATTTTATCAAAGAAAATCATTAAAATTGAAGGTGATTATGAAAAGATGATTAAAAGAAAAGAAATTAAAAAATATTTCAATTCAGTAAATAGAAATGACAAGTGTCCTTGTGGGAGTGGTAAAAAATTTAAAAA